One stretch of Chryseobacterium fluminis DNA includes these proteins:
- the traJ gene encoding conjugative transposon protein TraJ: MEPTSLHEVLRSVYDEMMPLCADMAAVAKGVAGLGALFYVAIKVWQSLSRAEPIDLFPMLRPFAIGICIMFFSTLVLGSINGVLSPIVQGSHSMLEDQVLDMNDLQQKKDLLEREAMLRNPEMAYLISDEEFDKKLEELGWSPSDLVTMSGMYIEREMFDIKKDIRDGFREFLEILFQSAALVIDTIRTFFLIVLSILGPIAFAISVWDGFQTTLTQWLTRYISVYLWLPVADIFSSILAKIQTLILERDIEMLADPNFIPDTSNTVYIIYMIIGIIGYFTVPTVTGWVIQAGGAGNFMRNVNQTATKSGNIAGAAAGSATGNISGRLLK; this comes from the coding sequence ATGGAACCGACTAGTTTACACGAAGTACTTCGTTCGGTCTATGATGAGATGATGCCCTTGTGTGCCGATATGGCTGCCGTAGCAAAGGGCGTCGCAGGTCTGGGAGCGTTGTTCTATGTGGCCATCAAGGTATGGCAGTCACTCAGCCGTGCCGAACCGATCGATCTGTTTCCTATGCTCAGACCTTTTGCCATCGGTATCTGCATTATGTTCTTTTCAACCTTGGTATTGGGCAGCATCAATGGTGTTTTAAGTCCGATCGTTCAGGGAAGCCATTCGATGCTGGAAGATCAGGTATTGGACATGAACGACCTGCAACAGAAAAAAGATCTTCTGGAAAGAGAAGCGATGCTCAGAAATCCTGAGATGGCCTATCTGATCTCTGATGAAGAATTTGACAAGAAGCTCGAAGAGCTGGGGTGGTCTCCGTCAGACCTGGTCACTATGTCCGGAATGTACATCGAAAGGGAGATGTTTGACATCAAGAAAGATATCAGGGACGGTTTTCGTGAATTTCTGGAGATCCTATTCCAATCAGCAGCTTTGGTCATTGATACGATCCGGACCTTCTTTCTCATCGTACTTTCCATATTGGGACCTATCGCTTTTGCCATCTCCGTGTGGGATGGTTTTCAGACTACGCTGACCCAATGGCTGACAAGATATATCAGTGTCTATCTCTGGTTACCCGTTGCGGATATTTTCAGTTCGATCCTGGCCAAAATACAAACGCTCATACTGGAGCGGGATATTGAGATGCTGGCAGACCCGAACTTTATTCCTGATACTTCCAACACCGTCTATATCATCTACATGATCATCGGGATCATCGGATACTTTACGGTTCCCACTGTTACAGGATGGGTGATCCAGGCAGGAGGTGCAGGAAACTTTATGCGCAATGTCAACCAGACCGCCACCAAATCCGGCAATATTGCGGGAGCTGCAGCGGGCTCGGCAACAGGTAATATTTCAGGCAGATTATTAAAATAA
- the traM gene encoding conjugative transposon protein TraM codes for MKDSNKIKITEGESQEREKEAEGLQKFPLERFKKPIIYFLMAVVCAGCLYLILKPKEGKVIEGSGFNAGIPQAKDDQLQSDKQKVYEQQLLDQKNEEKRNAMTSLSDYWSDPSNVGQNSGQTPLTADPNSLSQSDQNAVKSYSNAQHTLRSFYGRDEQEVANLRKEINRLKNEASQSSSVPVGLGVNDQLALMEKSYQMAAKYLPQNNKKEESGTAEVNDEHAGSNKVLLTAVIPAHLNVVSSLYREPSDSTFLAGLNDRRIFGIQDDVKNTARSKNAIDAVVHKTTTMTNESTLSIRLLESMLLAHTEIPKGALLKATGKFQGGRLQLKISSIEYQGSVYPVEVNVHDNDGQPGLYVPYSPEQNAVTDIVGSMGQTSGTNIMMTRSAGQQIAADLSRGAVQGLSGYFQKKVRQPKVTVKAGHQVLLVPKK; via the coding sequence ATGAAAGATTCAAATAAGATCAAAATCACGGAGGGCGAATCGCAGGAACGGGAAAAAGAAGCAGAAGGTCTGCAGAAATTTCCGTTGGAACGATTTAAAAAGCCGATCATCTATTTTCTGATGGCTGTTGTATGTGCGGGATGCCTTTACCTCATCTTAAAACCAAAGGAGGGTAAGGTCATTGAAGGATCAGGCTTCAATGCGGGGATACCACAAGCCAAGGATGATCAGCTGCAATCTGATAAACAGAAGGTCTATGAACAGCAGCTGCTGGATCAAAAAAATGAAGAGAAGAGAAATGCGATGACCAGCCTGTCAGATTATTGGAGCGATCCTAGCAACGTAGGTCAGAATTCAGGTCAGACCCCATTGACCGCTGATCCAAACAGTTTGTCACAGTCTGATCAGAATGCCGTCAAAAGCTACAGCAATGCACAACATACATTGCGTTCTTTCTACGGCAGAGATGAGCAGGAAGTGGCCAACCTCAGAAAAGAAATCAACAGGTTAAAGAATGAAGCTTCACAAAGCAGTTCGGTACCTGTCGGACTTGGGGTCAATGACCAGCTGGCACTTATGGAAAAATCCTATCAGATGGCTGCCAAATATCTTCCTCAAAATAACAAGAAGGAAGAATCTGGGACGGCTGAAGTTAATGATGAGCATGCTGGTAGCAATAAAGTACTGCTCACCGCGGTAATACCCGCTCACTTGAATGTCGTCTCTTCTTTATACAGGGAGCCGTCAGACAGTACATTTTTAGCGGGTCTGAATGACCGCAGGATATTTGGGATCCAGGATGATGTGAAAAATACCGCACGATCGAAAAATGCCATTGATGCGGTTGTTCATAAGACAACGACCATGACGAATGAAAGTACTTTATCGATCAGACTCTTGGAAAGTATGCTTCTGGCACATACAGAAATTCCTAAGGGAGCCTTGCTAAAGGCCACCGGTAAATTCCAGGGTGGGAGACTGCAGCTGAAAATTTCGTCGATAGAATATCAGGGCAGCGTTTATCCTGTGGAGGTCAATGTCCATGACAATGATGGTCAACCCGGTCTGTATGTTCCTTACTCGCCCGAACAAAATGCAGTGACCGACATTGTGGGAAGTATGGGTCAAACTTCCGGGACCAACATTATGATGACACGGTCGGCAGGTCAGCAGATCGCTGCGGACCTAAGCAGGGGAGCTGTACAGGGGCTGTCAGGCTACTTCCAGAAGAAGGTCAGACAACCAAAGGTTACCGTAAAGGCAGGGCATCAGGTTTTGTTGGTGCCGAAAAAATAA
- a CDS encoding DUF3872 domain-containing protein codes for MKNVINKKILQLCMYAMAVILISFVFGSCQDSDLEIQQDFPFEVQIMPVPSKIAENETVEIRISLLTPSDFNGTQYHIRYFQYEGNGKLQYFNDPPYLPNDEYQLPQKHFRLYYTSQASESHQFSIWIRDSFGNERRVDLEFDNAS; via the coding sequence ATGAAAAATGTGATCAACAAAAAGATCTTGCAACTATGTATGTATGCAATGGCCGTTATCTTAATCAGTTTTGTTTTTGGCTCCTGTCAAGACAGCGATCTGGAAATTCAGCAGGATTTTCCTTTTGAGGTCCAGATAATGCCTGTTCCAAGTAAGATAGCTGAGAATGAAACGGTGGAGATCCGTATTTCGCTCTTGACCCCATCAGATTTCAATGGAACCCAATACCATATTCGATATTTTCAATACGAGGGAAATGGTAAACTTCAATACTTCAATGACCCACCATACTTGCCCAATGATGAATATCAGTTACCTCAAAAGCATTTCAGGCTATACTACACATCCCAAGCCTCTGAATCCCATCAGTTCAGTATCTGGATCAGGGATAGTTTTGGAAATGAAAGGAGGGTAGATCTTGAATTTGACAATGCATCTTAA
- a CDS encoding DUF4141 domain-containing protein, with amino-acid sequence MKNYIIKTAMVAVFAISTFANAQFVVTDPANLASGILNSANEIVQTSSTVSNVIKNFNEVKKVYEQGKEYYDKLKAVNNLVKDARKVQQTVLLVGDVSEIYVNNFGKMLNDPNFNAQELTAIANGYSALLNESTELLKELKEIITANGLSLNDKERMDVINRVYKEVKEYHNLVRYYTNKNISVSYLRAKKQNNTKRVLDLYGTANQKYW; translated from the coding sequence ATGAAAAATTACATCATTAAAACAGCAATGGTAGCCGTTTTCGCTATCTCAACATTCGCAAATGCACAATTCGTTGTGACCGATCCTGCCAACCTGGCATCAGGCATTTTGAACTCCGCCAATGAGATCGTGCAGACCTCGTCAACGGTTTCCAACGTCATCAAGAACTTCAACGAGGTCAAAAAGGTCTATGAACAGGGAAAGGAATATTACGACAAGCTGAAGGCTGTCAATAACCTGGTCAAAGATGCCCGAAAGGTGCAGCAGACGGTTCTTCTCGTAGGTGATGTCTCAGAGATCTACGTCAACAATTTTGGGAAGATGCTCAACGACCCCAACTTCAATGCCCAGGAACTGACGGCAATTGCCAACGGTTATTCAGCCCTTCTAAATGAAAGTACTGAGCTACTAAAAGAGCTGAAAGAGATCATCACGGCCAATGGTCTTTCCCTGAACGATAAGGAAAGAATGGATGTGATCAACAGGGTCTACAAAGAGGTCAAAGAGTACCATAATCTGGTAAGATACTATACGAATAAGAATATTTCTGTCAGCTATCTGAGAGCCAAAAAGCAGAACAACACGAAAAGGGTCTTGGACCTTTACGGAACCGCCAATCAAAAATACTGGTAA
- the traN gene encoding conjugative transposon protein TraN: protein MNKIKSHYLAIVAFLLLTGRALAQDSISAYLPLEEARLEPYKMQVTYNKTSHLLFPSPIRYVDLGSDLLVANKAEAVGNVLRIKSAVRDFEEETNFSVITEDGKFYSFDVFYSSYPDTLSYDLLKMQRSQERQYATDVLFEDLNGSSSSLTALIMENLYEKSRRTIKHIASRSYGIEFSVRALHVNESKFYFTLEIKNSSNVAFDIDLINFRIVDKKNLKRTVVQDKLLEPLRIHFPVRTAAHDSEISGIYLMDQFTLLKDQVLEIEVLEKNGGRHQIVQLDNTDLIQARLISSLNIKTK, encoded by the coding sequence ATGAACAAAATAAAAAGCCATTATCTCGCTATAGTAGCATTTCTCCTTTTGACAGGAAGGGCACTGGCGCAGGATTCCATATCAGCATATCTTCCATTGGAAGAGGCAAGGTTGGAACCCTACAAAATGCAGGTCACCTACAACAAAACTTCGCACCTGCTTTTTCCTTCGCCGATCCGCTATGTCGACCTGGGGAGTGACCTGCTGGTCGCCAATAAAGCGGAAGCTGTTGGAAATGTCCTCCGGATCAAATCAGCAGTCAGGGACTTCGAAGAAGAAACCAATTTTTCGGTGATCACCGAAGATGGGAAGTTCTACAGTTTCGATGTGTTTTACAGTTCATATCCTGATACCCTCAGCTATGACCTTTTAAAGATGCAAAGAAGCCAAGAGCGTCAGTATGCTACGGATGTCCTGTTTGAAGATCTTAACGGAAGTTCTTCCTCCCTGACAGCGCTCATCATGGAAAACCTGTACGAAAAGAGCAGAAGAACCATCAAGCACATCGCTTCAAGAAGCTATGGGATCGAGTTTTCAGTCCGCGCATTGCATGTGAATGAAAGCAAATTCTATTTCACCTTAGAAATTAAGAACAGCAGTAACGTAGCATTTGATATTGACCTCATCAATTTTAGGATCGTCGATAAAAAAAATCTGAAAAGAACGGTCGTTCAGGACAAACTTTTGGAGCCGCTTCGCATCCATTTTCCGGTGAGGACAGCTGCTCACGATTCTGAAATATCCGGGATTTATCTGATGGATCAGTTTACGCTGTTAAAAGACCAGGTCTTGGAGATCGAAGTTCTTGAAAAGAATGGAGGAAGACACCAGATAGTCCAGCTTGACAATACAGACCTGATCCAGGCGAGGCTGATCAGCAGTTTAAACATAAAAACGAAATAA
- a CDS encoding PRTRC system protein B gives MENIKQDLGTLYHPTSALVFYQTNDRIKNVYVEHFDMDTNGNPINAHPLTIREAKFLSKALHIETKRSREFLKPQNILSENILHINPSKGSVLWHTKGQNIKLFFSESLGIPNGMAQVPALLWSANKQSLVIFALSSDRRPTEKTVLYHAPFFNIYESGSVCMGTVDVNIKNSASIEEFTQAWQNYFFNSYFSHLMNGHNPIKGNLVNLWNELISTGNPFPKKLLKKTNRTLKDLLL, from the coding sequence ATGGAAAACATCAAACAAGACCTTGGAACACTGTACCATCCGACATCGGCTCTGGTATTTTATCAGACAAATGACAGGATCAAAAATGTTTATGTAGAACATTTTGACATGGACACAAACGGAAATCCCATCAATGCACACCCGTTGACCATTCGTGAAGCAAAATTTTTATCCAAAGCACTTCATATCGAAACCAAAAGAAGCAGGGAATTTTTAAAACCTCAAAATATCCTTTCAGAAAACATCCTGCATATCAACCCAAGTAAAGGCTCTGTCCTCTGGCACACCAAAGGTCAAAATATAAAACTTTTCTTTTCTGAAAGTCTCGGTATCCCTAATGGCATGGCACAAGTTCCCGCTTTGCTTTGGTCCGCCAATAAACAAAGTCTGGTAATTTTTGCCTTGTCTTCTGACAGAAGACCCACAGAAAAAACGGTGCTTTATCATGCACCGTTCTTTAACATCTACGAAAGCGGAAGCGTCTGTATGGGAACGGTGGATGTCAATATCAAAAATTCTGCATCGATCGAGGAATTTACCCAAGCTTGGCAAAATTATTTTTTCAATAGTTATTTCAGTCATTTGATGAATGGTCATAACCCCATAAAAGGTAACTTGGTCAATCTCTGGAATGAGCTGATCAGTACGGGCAATCCCTTTCCAAAGAAATTACTCAAGAAAACCAATAGAACCCTTAAAGACCTGCTCTTATGA
- a CDS encoding conjugal transfer protein TraO has translation MNKIFLAIVLMVIPLTKTFAQQMMPGQKGFELTYSVFPGSPEKQNYALEAGLISYSRNGNYFFGLAEYSRKYDEYGHYDIPIDTFLFNGGYSLRVWGDLMRNVNINFGLAGLIGYEQVNKGTEMLYDGSILNSTGNFIYGAGGKLSLESYLTEHLVFLVNGQLRYLRNSQLEEFHALFGLGLRFNF, from the coding sequence ATGAACAAGATATTTTTAGCCATTGTCTTAATGGTAATACCACTTACGAAAACGTTTGCCCAGCAGATGATGCCTGGGCAAAAGGGTTTTGAGCTGACCTATTCTGTATTTCCGGGATCTCCCGAAAAGCAAAATTATGCTTTGGAAGCAGGTCTTATCTCTTACAGCAGAAACGGTAACTACTTTTTCGGACTCGCCGAATACAGTAGAAAGTATGATGAGTATGGACATTATGATATTCCGATAGATACTTTCTTGTTCAACGGTGGTTATAGTCTCCGTGTATGGGGAGACCTGATGCGGAATGTCAATATCAATTTTGGTCTCGCTGGTCTGATAGGCTATGAGCAGGTCAATAAAGGTACTGAAATGCTTTACGACGGGTCGATCCTCAATTCCACCGGGAACTTTATTTACGGTGCAGGTGGCAAGTTGTCTTTAGAAAGCTATCTCACAGAACATTTGGTCTTCCTGGTCAATGGTCAGCTACGCTATTTGAGGAACAGTCAGCTTGAAGAGTTTCACGCTTTGTTCGGTCTCGGACTGCGATTTAATTTTTAA
- a CDS encoding TraG family conjugative transposon ATPase — translation MRNTSKAATLESKFPLLAIENDCIISKDADVTVCFKVRLPELFTVASAEYEAIHSAWFKAIKTLPDFTVVHKQDWFIKENYNPDLSREDQSFLSKSFERHFNERPFLNHYCYLFITKTSRERMRMQSNFSSLCKGKLIPKEIKDKEVISRFLEAVDQFERIMNDSGYVHLERMTEDEISGTDDQSGILEQYLTLSREPNPSLQDIKLGSEEMRIGNNRISLHTLSDTDDLPGTVSSHSRYEKLSTDRSDCLLSFASPVGLLLSCNHIYNQYLFIDNSDENLRQFEKSARNMHSLARYSRANQINKEWIEKYLNEAHSYGLQSIRAHFNVMSWSDSPSELKQLKNDTGSALALMECKPRHNTTDTATLYWAGIPGNAGDFPSEESFYTFIEPALCFFTEETNYQDSPSPFGIKMADRLTGKPIHLDISDLPMKQGIITNRNKFILGPSGSGKSFFTNHMVRQYYEQGAHVLLVDTGNSYQGLCELIKGKTKGEDGVYFTYTEDNPIAFNPFYTDDGVFDIEKRESIKTLILTLWKRDDEPPTRSEEVALSNAVSGYIEIIKTNHHYPSFNGFYEYVKDDYQKVLEQKKVREKDFDIANFLNVLEPYYKGGEYDYLLNSEKQLDLLSKRFIVFEIDAIKDHKILFPIVTIIIMEVFINKMRRLKGIRKLILIEEAWKAIAKEGMAEYIKYLFKTVRKFFGEAIVVTQEVDDIIQSPIVKESIINNSDCKILLDQRKYMNKFDDIQAMLGLTDKEKSQVLSINMNNDPKRLYKEVWIGLGGTHSAVFATEVSTEEYLAYTTEETEKLEVMNLASELDGNVEHAIKRISLRRIKSTKDN, via the coding sequence ATGAGAAATACCTCCAAAGCCGCAACGCTGGAGAGTAAATTTCCACTGCTTGCGATAGAGAACGACTGTATCATCTCAAAAGATGCGGATGTCACGGTCTGCTTCAAAGTCAGACTTCCAGAACTCTTTACGGTGGCATCGGCGGAATATGAAGCGATCCATTCGGCCTGGTTCAAGGCCATCAAGACCCTGCCTGACTTCACGGTCGTCCATAAGCAGGACTGGTTCATCAAGGAAAATTACAATCCTGATCTGTCCAGAGAAGACCAGAGCTTTCTGTCAAAGTCTTTTGAAAGACATTTCAATGAGAGACCATTCCTGAACCACTATTGTTACCTGTTCATCACGAAGACCAGTAGAGAAAGAATGAGGATGCAGAGCAACTTCTCATCCCTATGCAAAGGCAAACTGATCCCAAAGGAGATCAAAGACAAAGAAGTGATCAGCCGCTTTCTGGAGGCTGTCGACCAGTTTGAAAGAATTATGAATGACAGCGGCTATGTCCATCTGGAACGGATGACCGAAGATGAGATCTCAGGAACCGACGACCAGTCGGGAATACTTGAACAGTACCTGACCCTGTCACGAGAACCAAATCCTTCTTTACAGGATATCAAGCTTGGCTCAGAAGAGATGCGTATCGGCAATAACCGCATCAGCTTGCACACACTATCCGATACCGATGATCTGCCAGGCACTGTCTCATCACACAGCCGGTATGAAAAACTGAGTACCGACCGAAGTGACTGCTTATTATCCTTCGCATCTCCGGTAGGACTTCTGTTGAGCTGCAATCACATTTACAATCAGTATCTGTTCATTGATAACAGCGATGAAAACCTTCGCCAATTTGAAAAGTCAGCCAGAAATATGCATTCGTTGGCAAGATACAGCAGGGCGAACCAGATCAACAAGGAATGGATAGAGAAATACCTCAATGAAGCTCATTCTTATGGTCTGCAATCCATCCGCGCCCATTTCAACGTGATGTCATGGTCAGACAGTCCTTCAGAATTGAAACAGCTGAAGAATGACACCGGAAGTGCATTGGCACTGATGGAATGCAAGCCACGCCACAATACGACGGACACAGCGACATTGTATTGGGCAGGGATTCCAGGCAATGCGGGCGACTTTCCAAGCGAGGAGAGCTTCTATACATTCATCGAACCTGCCTTGTGCTTTTTCACCGAAGAGACCAACTATCAGGATTCACCATCACCGTTCGGGATCAAGATGGCCGACAGACTGACAGGAAAACCAATCCATCTGGATATCTCAGATCTGCCGATGAAACAGGGCATCATCACCAATCGGAACAAGTTTATTTTGGGACCTTCAGGAAGTGGAAAATCCTTTTTTACCAACCATATGGTCAGACAGTATTATGAGCAGGGTGCGCACGTACTGTTGGTCGATACCGGAAATTCCTATCAGGGATTGTGTGAACTCATTAAAGGAAAGACGAAAGGAGAGGACGGGGTATATTTTACATACACTGAGGATAATCCGATCGCCTTCAATCCATTTTATACCGATGACGGCGTCTTCGATATTGAAAAAAGGGAAAGCATAAAGACTCTGATCCTCACTTTATGGAAAAGGGATGATGAACCGCCGACCCGTTCGGAGGAAGTGGCCTTGTCCAATGCAGTCAGCGGATATATTGAAATAATTAAAACCAACCATCATTATCCCTCATTCAACGGATTCTATGAGTATGTGAAAGATGACTATCAGAAAGTCCTGGAGCAGAAGAAGGTCAGGGAAAAGGACTTTGACATCGCCAACTTTCTCAATGTATTGGAGCCTTATTACAAAGGAGGGGAATACGATTATCTGCTGAATTCAGAAAAGCAGCTTGACCTGTTGTCCAAAAGGTTCATCGTTTTTGAGATCGATGCGATCAAAGACCACAAGATCCTGTTCCCGATCGTGACCATCATCATTATGGAGGTCTTCATCAACAAGATGCGACGACTCAAGGGCATCAGAAAACTGATCCTCATTGAAGAAGCCTGGAAAGCGATCGCCAAGGAGGGGATGGCAGAGTACATCAAATATCTGTTCAAGACGGTCAGGAAGTTCTTCGGAGAGGCTATCGTGGTAACCCAGGAGGTGGATGACATAATCCAGTCACCGATCGTCAAGGAGAGTATCATTAACAATTCAGACTGCAAGATCCTTTTGGACCAGCGCAAGTATATGAACAAGTTCGATGACATCCAGGCGATGCTGGGTCTTACAGACAAAGAAAAGTCACAGGTACTTTCCATCAATATGAACAATGATCCTAAGAGACTTTACAAGGAAGTATGGATCGGGCTGGGCGGAACGCACTCTGCAGTCTTTGCTACTGAAGTTTCCACCGAGGAGTATCTGGCTTACACTACAGAGGAGACAGAGAAATTGGAAGTTATGAATCTCGCCTCTGAATTGGATGGCAATGTAGAACATGCCATCAAGCGGATCTCTCTCAGGAGGATCAAATCGACCAAAGACAATTAA
- a CDS encoding DNA adenine methylase, whose product MNYLGSKIRLSGFIYNEVSNMTGHNLDDRSFCDLFAGTGTVGNIFHSKVKSIVYNDREYYSLILNTAFYSDVSEAQYLTMLQELNRLEGVEGFVFQEYSESGSAGRLYFSAHNGKKIDAIRLHIEDLYQNSDISEDLYVLLIATLLVALDKIANTASIYCAFLKQLKKTALFDIELLPIKRALKKVRYKVYREDSSVLIKNLKGDILYLDPPYNGREYGSYYHLLNTISSYDTQFQPKGITGSRNYETSRFCRKKEAEKALFELIDKADFKYIFLSYNNEGFIPPFRIKEMMTGLGHYQYSSIRYPKFKSLRNDSRSYTEEYLHCLIKD is encoded by the coding sequence ATGAATTATTTGGGATCTAAGATAAGATTGTCCGGTTTTATTTACAACGAAGTTTCAAATATGACAGGGCATAATCTTGACGACCGCAGCTTTTGCGATTTGTTTGCAGGAACCGGAACAGTCGGGAATATTTTTCATAGTAAGGTCAAAAGCATTGTTTACAACGACCGCGAATATTACAGCCTCATACTCAATACGGCATTTTACAGTGACGTAAGTGAAGCGCAATATCTTACGATGCTTCAGGAATTAAACAGATTGGAAGGTGTTGAAGGATTTGTATTTCAGGAATATTCAGAATCAGGATCTGCCGGTCGATTGTATTTCTCTGCCCATAATGGGAAGAAAATAGATGCGATAAGGCTGCATATCGAAGATCTTTATCAAAATTCTGACATCAGTGAAGATCTCTATGTTTTGTTGATAGCAACACTTCTTGTCGCTTTAGATAAAATTGCCAATACAGCATCCATCTATTGTGCATTTCTAAAGCAACTGAAGAAAACGGCACTCTTCGATATTGAACTTTTACCAATAAAGAGGGCTTTAAAAAAAGTGAGATATAAAGTATACAGAGAAGACAGCAGCGTTTTGATAAAAAACCTTAAAGGGGACATCCTGTATTTGGATCCGCCATATAACGGAAGAGAATATGGTTCGTATTATCATCTGCTGAATACCATATCATCGTATGATACCCAGTTCCAGCCCAAAGGGATAACCGGATCAAGAAACTATGAGACCTCACGGTTTTGTCGTAAAAAAGAAGCAGAAAAAGCACTTTTTGAACTCATAGATAAGGCTGACTTTAAGTACATATTTCTCAGCTACAACAATGAGGGGTTTATCCCGCCTTTCCGTATAAAAGAGATGATGACAGGCTTAGGTCACTATCAATATTCATCAATAAGATACCCGAAGTTTAAAAGTCTAAGAAATGATTCCAGGTCATACACTGAAGAGTATTTGCATTGCCTGATCAAAGATTAA
- a CDS encoding PRTRC system ThiF family protein: MNTEKLKVHFTDNSLIDPTNPVTVNVIGAGGTGSKVLTALMEINHSLTEMEHPGLQVRLWDDDIITSANLGRQRFAESERGLHKSVALINRCNRWAGTNWKAENKKFAWERENCYPENVEANIYISCVDNVSARFEIADILKHKRHHNSSLKYWLDFGNTKDKGQVILSTIGTIRQPKSEKYEPVEDLPFITDEFGELLKKSEENDNTPSCSLAEALQKQDLFINSSLVQMGCSLLWNLFRYGLTPYRGFFHNLKDFNTQPIKIA, encoded by the coding sequence ATGAATACTGAAAAATTAAAGGTTCATTTTACGGATAACAGCTTGATCGATCCTACCAATCCTGTTACAGTCAATGTGATCGGTGCAGGGGGAACAGGATCTAAAGTGTTGACCGCACTCATGGAAATAAACCACAGCTTAACTGAAATGGAACATCCGGGTCTGCAGGTCAGACTGTGGGATGATGACATCATCACTTCTGCCAATCTGGGAAGACAGCGTTTTGCGGAATCTGAAAGAGGACTGCATAAATCCGTGGCTCTTATCAACCGCTGTAACCGTTGGGCAGGGACAAACTGGAAAGCGGAAAACAAAAAGTTTGCTTGGGAGAGAGAAAACTGTTATCCCGAAAATGTAGAAGCCAACATCTATATTTCTTGCGTTGATAATGTATCAGCCCGATTTGAAATTGCCGATATTCTCAAACATAAAAGACATCACAATTCAAGCCTTAAATATTGGCTGGATTTCGGAAATACCAAAGATAAAGGACAGGTCATCCTTTCGACCATCGGAACTATCCGTCAACCAAAGTCTGAAAAATACGAACCTGTTGAAGATCTACCTTTCATAACGGATGAATTTGGTGAACTGTTAAAAAAGTCCGAAGAGAACGATAACACACCGAGTTGTTCATTAGCCGAAGCTTTGCAGAAACAGGATCTGTTCATCAATAGCTCTCTGGTGCAGATGGGTTGCAGTCTGCTTTGGAATTTGTTCCGATACGGATTGACCCCTTACAGGGGATTCTTTCATAATCTGAAAGATTTCAATACACAACCCATTAAAATAGCCTGA
- the traK gene encoding conjugative transposon protein TraK produces MEFKTLRNIENSFKQIRLFTFVFAVLCFAVVGVVVFKSYQFAEEQRQKIYVLDNGKSLMVALSQDMSINRPVEAREHVRRFHELFFTVAPDKNAIESNVKRAFNLADQSAFDYYKDLQEKGYYNRIISGNIQQRVEVDSVVANFDSYPYNVKTYARQFIIRSSNLTIRSLITDCSLVNSVRSDSNPQGFTIEKFNVIENKDVETVER; encoded by the coding sequence ATGGAATTTAAAACTTTAAGAAATATAGAGAACAGCTTTAAGCAGATCCGCTTATTTACATTCGTTTTTGCGGTGCTCTGTTTTGCCGTGGTAGGCGTGGTCGTTTTTAAGTCCTATCAGTTTGCAGAAGAACAGCGCCAAAAGATCTACGTGCTGGATAACGGCAAATCACTGATGGTCGCACTGTCCCAGGATATGTCGATCAACAGGCCTGTAGAGGCGAGGGAACATGTAAGGCGTTTTCACGAGCTGTTCTTTACCGTGGCACCGGATAAGAATGCTATCGAAAGCAATGTCAAAAGGGCCTTTAATCTGGCAGACCAGTCTGCATTCGATTACTACAAAGACCTTCAGGAGAAAGGCTACTACAACCGGATCATCTCAGGGAATATTCAGCAGAGGGTAGAGGTTGACAGTGTCGTTGCCAACTTCGACAGCTATCCTTATAACGTAAAAACCTACGCAAGACAGTTCATTATCCGATCCAGCAATCTAACGATACGAAGTCTGATCACCGATTGTTCACTGGTCAATTCCGTGAGATCGGACAGCAATCCCCAGGGATTTACGATTGAAAAATTTAATGTCATTGAAAACAAAGATGTTGAAACTGTCGAACGTTAA